In Flavobacterium okayamense, a single window of DNA contains:
- a CDS encoding choice-of-anchor L domain-containing protein, translating into MKKITTILFLFCLSFSIGQVTIDNTFNPFQLATQKLGGAGVTISNVRFNGVLMNNGSPVRDQAAFFENGLSANIGIDEGVILSTGNSLVAQIGSGSQVGNASSASATPQVGDVDLAMLISQTIRNTAVLEFDFVPSSTSVEFEYVFASEEYPEFSCSSFNDVFGFFISGPGISGPFSNSAQNIALIPGTTLPVSINNINPGTCSSYPQYYVSNAGSTLIQYDGMTTVLTAQSPVQCGQTYHFKLAIANVGDNAYDSAVFLKANSLQSLQVDLGPDQFFCSSTISCYTMTANTNISTAGLGTLTYNWYLEGVLQATTTTNQYTACTAGTWTVEIVGYCTTDDIEIFFDSEPILNSPPPISGCAPFDLTSIIPGLLSPANPADYVVYFYEDINDAFTGSSNYIATPTSYTPGFTDIFIRVENNGNPTCYNVDEILQLIIDCASPCSLTLTSAVSSDAQTICLTDALDDIIFTAGGDATDVVVTSGSFPTGVTGVYNAGTYTVSGTPTQTGSFAVTISTVGCATNITHDITIVVNEPSDAGLDGNTTVCDNDTNVIDLYALISGEQTGGVWTQTSGVGGTFDATAGTYTPALGATTSTFEYTITGAAPCPDDVSVATITIVPQANAGTDGATTTCESSSTAIDLFSLLTGAQTGGTWTQTSGTGGTFNAGAGTYTPALGATTSTFEYTITGTPPCVDDVSVVTVTITATPDAGNDNSITLCSTSSSVDLFTVLLGSPDLGGTWSPALASGTGVFDPAVDTAGVYTYTIDIPGCTIASAAITVTINAQPDAGLDGATTVCDSDTTAIDLFALLTGAQTGGVWTQTSGTGGVFNAAAGTYTPASGATTSTFEYTLTGVAPCVDDMSVVTVNINAQPDAGLDGGVTICDNDTNVIDLFSLITGEQTGGVWTQTSGTGGTFDAAAGTYTPASGATTSTFEYTLTGVAPCIDDVSVATITINAQPDAGLDGNTTICDNDTAAVDLFALLTGAQTGGVWTQTSGTGGVFNAAAGTYTPAPGATTSTFEYTLTGVAPCVDDMSVVTVNINAQPDAGLDGGVTICDNDTNVIDLFSLITGEQSGGVWTQTSGTGGVFNAVAGTYTPAPGATTSTFEYTLTGVAPCVDDVSVATITINAQPDAGLDGSTSVCDSDTTTIDLFALLTGAQTGGVWTQTSGTGGVFDAAAGTYTPASGATTSTFEYTLTGVAPCVDDTSIVTVTITAQPDAGLDGNTTVCDNDTTTVDLFTLLTGAQTGGVWTQTSGTGGVFNAAAGTYTPASGATTSTFEYTLTGVAPCIDDTSVVTININAQPDAGLDGATTVCDNDTNVIDLFSLITGEQSGGVWTQTSGTGGVFDAVAGTYTPAPGATSSTFEYTLTGVAPCIDDVSVATITINAQPDAGLDGNTTVCDNDTTTINLFALLTGAQTGGVWTQTSGTGGVFDAAAGTYTPASGATTSTFEYTLTGVAPCIDDTSVVTININAQPDAGLDGAITVCESDTAVIDLYALISGEQAGGVWTQTSGTGGVFDAVAGTYTPAPGATTSTFEYTLTGVAPCIDDTSVVTITVNPDAEITLMTDITTTDQELCQGTAISTIEYELSNGATGVIVAGLPAGITYTINGNIVTISGTPTDLVGVYNYSVTTTGGCSSDMESGSIEITNGVLPTFDPMPDICEGSGYSLPTTSTNGITGSWSPAFDNTQTMMYTFTPDAGQCAIPTTATVTIIEKPVLTINNPLPITLCDGEFLHVDWTSNVAGTTLTYTASSNNVTYPSNGDQSTLDQVLSLINSDQIGDITITITPFANGCSGDAIQVPVRINPNPVISSVSVDQNTICSGNEVTFTVTSNLGGTTYDWSVINNTGVTVVGGVTSGTITTGTLMLVLENSTPGLSGTIEVEFTPYRDGCPGATVVSEVITVNPIPGVPNGLPEYYICDGEATPMSITSDPFVAGTELIYDVVDYYNVTGYSSGGPLPEPLLIEDVLTLTDSYVQGYVVYRIWATLNGCDGEYRDFTVYVNPNPQPVLTDGAICVNDIGTVFQTYWLTVEGLPGTNYQYTWYESSDPVNPIAITGVPSLEVAVAGSYYVVVRDLSSTDTSCEGTSNTVSVIETNPATSFITTVTDAFNDNATVVVTVTGGNGMLLYQIDGGAFQESNVFTGVSAGEHVITVIDSQGCTYLQETVLVIDYPNFFTPNGDGYNDTWNIIGLNQPEAKLYIFDRYGKLIKQLSTVGPGWDGTYNGEQLPSTDYWFSLEYMENGVAKEFKAHFAMKR; encoded by the coding sequence ATGAAAAAAATAACTACTATTCTTTTTTTATTTTGTTTGAGTTTTTCTATTGGTCAAGTAACAATTGATAACACATTCAATCCATTTCAATTAGCTACTCAAAAATTGGGTGGTGCAGGTGTAACAATTTCAAATGTTAGATTTAATGGAGTTCTAATGAATAATGGAAGCCCTGTTAGAGATCAAGCTGCTTTTTTTGAAAATGGACTTTCTGCAAACATAGGTATTGATGAAGGAGTAATACTTTCAACAGGTAATTCTTTAGTTGCTCAAATTGGTTCTGGATCTCAAGTTGGAAACGCAAGTTCTGCATCAGCAACTCCTCAAGTTGGCGATGTAGATTTAGCAATGTTGATTTCTCAGACTATTAGAAACACTGCAGTATTAGAATTTGACTTTGTGCCGTCAAGTACATCTGTAGAATTTGAATATGTATTTGCTTCTGAGGAATATCCAGAATTTAGTTGCTCATCATTTAATGATGTTTTTGGATTTTTTATTTCTGGCCCTGGAATTTCAGGTCCTTTTTCTAATAGTGCTCAAAATATTGCATTAATTCCCGGAACTACATTGCCAGTTTCAATAAATAATATTAATCCTGGAACTTGTTCTTCTTATCCACAATATTATGTGAGTAATGCTGGATCAACTTTGATTCAATACGATGGGATGACAACTGTACTAACCGCTCAATCTCCTGTGCAATGTGGTCAAACTTATCATTTTAAATTGGCTATTGCTAATGTTGGTGATAATGCTTATGATTCTGCGGTTTTCTTAAAAGCTAATAGTTTACAAAGTTTGCAAGTAGATTTGGGGCCAGATCAATTTTTCTGTAGCTCTACAATTTCATGTTACACTATGACTGCAAATACAAATATTTCAACTGCTGGTTTAGGAACATTAACTTATAATTGGTATTTGGAAGGTGTATTACAAGCAACTACAACAACAAATCAGTATACTGCTTGTACAGCAGGTACTTGGACTGTTGAAATTGTAGGGTATTGTACAACAGATGATATCGAGATTTTCTTCGATTCCGAGCCGATATTAAATTCACCACCTCCGATTTCTGGATGTGCTCCTTTTGATTTAACGTCAATTATACCGGGATTATTATCACCTGCAAATCCAGCGGATTATGTTGTTTATTTTTATGAGGATATAAATGATGCTTTTACAGGGAGTTCTAATTATATAGCAACACCTACGAGTTATACTCCAGGTTTTACAGATATTTTTATTCGTGTAGAGAATAATGGTAATCCTACATGTTATAATGTTGATGAGATTTTACAATTGATAATAGATTGCGCATCACCGTGTAGTTTAACACTAACTTCTGCTGTTTCTTCAGATGCTCAAACAATTTGTTTAACAGATGCACTTGATGATATTATCTTCACTGCAGGAGGAGATGCGACAGATGTTGTTGTTACAAGTGGTTCATTTCCAACAGGAGTGACTGGAGTTTATAATGCTGGGACTTATACTGTATCGGGTACACCTACTCAAACGGGTAGTTTTGCTGTAACCATTTCTACAGTTGGTTGTGCAACAAACATAACACACGATATTACTATTGTAGTAAATGAGCCTTCAGATGCAGGGTTAGATGGAAACACTACAGTATGTGATAATGACACTAATGTTATTGATTTGTATGCATTAATATCAGGAGAACAAACAGGTGGTGTTTGGACACAAACATCAGGTGTAGGAGGTACTTTTGATGCTACTGCTGGGACATATACACCGGCTTTAGGAGCAACGACTTCAACTTTTGAATATACGATTACTGGAGCTGCACCATGTCCAGATGATGTGAGTGTTGCAACAATAACAATAGTACCTCAAGCAAATGCTGGTACAGATGGCGCTACCACAACGTGTGAGAGTAGTTCAACAGCAATAGATTTATTTTCATTGCTTACAGGAGCACAAACAGGTGGAACTTGGACCCAAACTTCTGGAACAGGAGGTACATTTAATGCTGGGGCAGGAACGTATACACCAGCGTTAGGCGCCACGACTTCTACATTTGAGTATACTATTACAGGTACGCCACCGTGTGTGGATGATGTGAGTGTAGTTACAGTTACTATTACAGCAACACCAGATGCAGGTAATGATAATTCAATAACATTATGTAGCACTAGTTCTTCTGTAGATTTATTTACAGTATTATTAGGTTCACCAGATTTAGGCGGGACTTGGTCGCCAGCCTTAGCAAGTGGAACAGGAGTTTTTGATCCGGCAGTAGACACAGCAGGTGTTTATACATATACGATAGATATTCCAGGATGTACCATTGCATCAGCAGCTATAACTGTTACAATTAATGCGCAACCCGACGCGGGATTAGATGGGGCTACCACAGTTTGTGATAGTGATACAACAGCCATAGATTTGTTTGCTTTACTTACAGGAGCGCAAACAGGAGGAGTTTGGACACAGACTTCAGGAACAGGTGGAGTGTTTAATGCAGCAGCAGGAACTTATACACCAGCTTCAGGAGCAACTACATCTACTTTTGAATACACACTAACAGGTGTAGCACCATGTGTAGATGATATGAGTGTGGTTACCGTAAACATCAACGCACAACCTGATGCAGGGTTAGATGGCGGAGTTACCATATGTGATAACGATACGAATGTTATTGATTTATTCTCGTTAATCACAGGAGAACAAACAGGTGGCGTTTGGACACAAACTTCAGGTACTGGTGGGACGTTTGATGCAGCAGCAGGAACTTATACGCCAGCTTCAGGGGCAACGACATCAACATTTGAATATACACTAACAGGAGTAGCACCATGTATTGATGATGTAAGTGTAGCTACTATAACAATAAATGCACAACCCGATGCTGGATTAGACGGAAATACAACGATTTGTGATAACGATACAGCAGCAGTTGATTTATTTGCTTTACTTACAGGAGCGCAAACAGGTGGAGTTTGGACACAGACTTCAGGAACAGGTGGAGTGTTTAATGCAGCAGCAGGAACATATACACCAGCACCTGGAGCGACGACATCAACATTTGAATACACACTAACAGGTGTAGCACCATGTGTAGATGATATGAGTGTGGTTACCGTAAACATCAACGCACAACCTGATGCAGGGTTAGATGGCGGAGTTACCATATGTGATAACGATACGAATGTTATTGATTTATTCTCGTTAATCACAGGAGAACAATCAGGAGGAGTTTGGACACAGACCTCAGGAACTGGTGGAGTATTTAATGCAGTAGCAGGAACGTACACACCAGCACCAGGAGCAACAACATCTACATTTGAATATACACTAACAGGAGTAGCGCCTTGTGTTGATGATGTAAGTGTAGCTACTATAACAATAAATGCACAACCTGATGCGGGATTAGATGGTTCAACATCGGTTTGTGATAGTGATACAACAACAATAGATTTATTTGCTTTACTTACAGGAGCGCAAACAGGTGGCGTTTGGACACAGACATCAGGAACAGGAGGAGTATTTGATGCAGCAGCAGGAACTTATACACCAGCCTCAGGGGCAACGACATCAACATTTGAATATACACTAACAGGAGTAGCACCATGTGTTGATGATACAAGTATAGTAACAGTTACTATTACAGCACAACCCGACGCAGGATTAGACGGAAACACAACGGTTTGTGATAATGATACAACAACAGTTGATTTATTTACTTTACTTACAGGAGCGCAAACAGGAGGAGTTTGGACACAGACCTCAGGAACAGGTGGAGTATTTAATGCAGCAGCAGGAACTTATACTCCAGCTTCAGGAGCAACGACATCTACATTTGAGTATACTCTAACAGGTGTAGCACCGTGTATAGATGATACAAGCGTAGTGACGATAAATATCAACGCACAACCTGATGCAGGGTTAGATGGAGCAACAACAGTTTGTGATAACGATACGAATGTTATTGATTTATTCTCGTTAATCACAGGAGAACAATCAGGTGGCGTTTGGACACAAACATCAGGAACAGGCGGAGTATTTGATGCAGTAGCAGGAACGTACACACCAGCACCTGGAGCAACATCATCTACATTTGAATATACACTAACAGGAGTAGCGCCTTGTATTGACGATGTAAGTGTAGCTACTATAACAATAAATGCACAACCCGATGCTGGATTAGACGGAAACACAACAGTTTGTGATAACGATACAACAACAATTAATTTATTTGCTTTACTTACAGGAGCGCAAACAGGAGGAGTTTGGACACAGACCTCAGGAACAGGAGGAGTGTTCGATGCAGCAGCAGGAACTTATACGCCAGCTTCAGGGGCAACGACATCAACATTTGAATATACACTAACAGGTGTAGCGCCATGTATAGATGATACAAGCGTAGTTACGATAAACATTAACGCACAGCCCGATGCAGGATTAGATGGGGCTATCACAGTTTGTGAGAGTGATACAGCAGTGATTGATTTATATGCTTTAATATCAGGTGAGCAAGCAGGAGGTGTTTGGACACAAACTTCAGGAACAGGAGGAGTATTTGATGCAGTAGCAGGAACGTATACACCAGCACCTGGAGCAACGACTTCAACATTTGAGTATACACTAACAGGCGTAGCGCCATGTATAGATGATACGAGTGTGGTTACAATTACAGTCAATCCTGATGCTGAAATAACTTTAATGACTGATATTACAACAACAGATCAAGAGTTATGTCAAGGTACAGCTATCTCAACTATAGAGTATGAATTATCTAATGGAGCCACTGGAGTTATTGTTGCAGGTTTACCAGCAGGTATAACTTACACCATCAACGGTAATATAGTTACTATTTCAGGAACGCCTACAGATTTAGTTGGCGTATATAATTATTCAGTTACTACAACAGGAGGTTGTTCGAGTGATATGGAAAGCGGTAGTATTGAAATAACAAATGGAGTATTACCGACTTTTGATCCAATGCCAGATATTTGTGAAGGAAGTGGATATTCATTACCGACAACATCAACAAATGGTATTACAGGAAGTTGGTCTCCAGCTTTTGATAATACACAAACAATGATGTATACTTTCACTCCTGATGCTGGACAATGTGCAATACCAACAACAGCTACAGTAACTATTATTGAAAAACCTGTATTAACAATAAATAATCCATTGCCAATAACTTTATGTGATGGAGAGTTTTTACATGTAGACTGGACAAGTAATGTAGCGGGTACTACCTTAACGTATACGGCTTCTAGCAATAATGTTACTTATCCTAGTAATGGAGATCAAAGTACATTAGATCAAGTTTTATCATTAATAAATTCGGATCAGATAGGCGATATTACGATAACAATTACCCCTTTTGCTAATGGCTGTTCAGGAGATGCGATACAAGTACCAGTTCGAATCAATCCAAATCCGGTTATAAGTTCTGTTTCAGTAGATCAGAATACGATTTGTTCAGGCAATGAAGTTACTTTTACTGTAACGAGTAATTTAGGAGGAACGACTTACGATTGGTCGGTAATAAATAATACCGGAGTTACTGTTGTGGGAGGCGTTACAAGTGGAACGATAACTACAGGTACATTAATGTTAGTATTAGAGAACTCTACACCTGGATTATCAGGAACAATAGAAGTTGAGTTTACACCTTATAGAGATGGATGTCCAGGAGCGACAGTAGTGAGTGAAGTAATTACTGTTAATCCTATTCCGGGAGTTCCAAACGGATTACCAGAATATTACATATGTGATGGAGAAGCTACGCCGATGAGTATCACTTCAGATCCATTTGTAGCGGGGACAGAATTGATATATGATGTTGTAGATTATTATAATGTAACGGGATATAGTTCAGGCGGACCATTACCGGAGCCATTATTAATAGAGGATGTTTTAACATTAACAGATTCCTATGTTCAAGGTTATGTGGTTTACCGCATTTGGGCTACATTAAATGGATGTGATGGAGAGTATAGAGACTTTACGGTTTATGTAAATCCTAATCCACAACCGGTTTTAACAGATGGTGCGATATGTGTTAATGATATAGGAACAGTTTTCCAAACGTATTGGTTAACAGTTGAAGGATTACCAGGGACAAATTATCAGTATACATGGTATGAGTCATCAGATCCAGTTAATCCTATTGCAATAACAGGAGTTCCAAGTTTAGAGGTAGCTGTAGCGGGTAGTTATTATGTAGTGGTAAGAGATTTAAGTTCAACGGACACTTCATGTGAGGGTACTTCAAACACAGTAAGTGTAATAGAGACCAATCCAGCGACAAGTTTTATCACAACGGTAACTGATGCATTTAATGATAACGCAACAGTTGTTGTTACGGTAACAGGAGGAAATGGTATGTTATTGTATCAGATAGATGGTGGAGCATTCCAAGAATCGAATGTGTTTACAGGAGTAAGTGCAGGAGAACATGTTATTACGGTTATCGATTCACAAGGGTGTACTTATTTACAAGAGACAGTATTGGTGATAGATTATCCAAACTTCTTTACACCAAATGGAGATGGATATAATGATACATGGAATATAATAGGTTTAAACCAACCAGAGGCGAAGTTGTACATTTTTGATAGATACGGTAAGTTAATCAAGCAATTAAGTACAGTAGGACCGGGTTGGGATGGAACGTATAATGGTGAGCAATTACCATCGACAGATTACTGGTTTAGTTTAGAATATATGGAAAACGGAGTAGCTAAAGAGTTTAAAGCACACTTCGCAATGAAGAGATAA
- a CDS encoding PorP/SprF family type IX secretion system membrane protein, whose product MKFLKISLVLAFIQFQFTFAQEGIAVYTDYLSDNYYLIHPSMAGAANCGKVRLTARQQWLGQEDAPALQTLSFNTSVGEDGVSGLGIIAFNDKNGYHSQKGAKITYAHHIRFSRNTIDLNQLSFGLSAGFVQSQLDETEFTTFDPVVFGGIYQKYNYFNVDLGASYHYMDFFTHVTIKNFLANRREIYTEGFESDNLRKILWSAGAVFGDADRLLFEPSLMFQYTQETTEKAIDLNLKVYKAMDFGRLWGGISYRRSFDGAEYLNGEEVKEQKLQWISPIVGLNYKKFMFAYTYSHILGDIKFDNGGFHQLTLGIDVFCKDNAWDCNCPAVN is encoded by the coding sequence ATGAAGTTTTTAAAAATTAGTTTAGTTTTAGCGTTTATTCAGTTTCAATTCACTTTTGCACAAGAAGGTATTGCTGTGTATACGGATTATTTATCAGATAATTATTATTTAATACACCCTTCAATGGCCGGAGCTGCAAATTGTGGTAAAGTAAGATTAACAGCTCGTCAACAATGGTTAGGGCAAGAAGATGCTCCCGCTTTACAAACTTTAAGCTTTAATACTTCTGTAGGAGAAGATGGTGTTTCAGGATTGGGGATTATTGCCTTTAATGATAAAAATGGTTATCATTCACAAAAAGGAGCAAAAATAACTTATGCACATCATATTCGTTTTTCAAGGAATACGATTGATTTAAATCAATTGTCATTTGGTTTAAGTGCAGGATTTGTTCAAAGCCAATTAGATGAAACCGAATTTACTACATTTGACCCAGTTGTATTTGGGGGTATTTATCAAAAATATAATTATTTTAATGTTGATTTAGGAGCTTCATATCATTATATGGACTTTTTTACTCATGTAACAATTAAAAACTTTTTAGCTAACCGTAGAGAGATTTATACTGAAGGTTTTGAATCTGACAACTTAAGAAAAATTCTTTGGAGTGCTGGTGCTGTTTTTGGTGATGCTGATAGATTATTATTTGAACCTTCATTAATGTTTCAATACACTCAAGAAACCACTGAAAAAGCTATTGACTTAAACTTAAAAGTATATAAAGCAATGGATTTTGGCCGTTTATGGGGAGGTATATCATACAGAAGAAGTTTTGATGGTGCTGAATATTTGAATGGTGAAGAAGTAAAGGAGCAAAAATTACAATGGATTTCTCCAATAGTTGGTTTAAATTATAAAAAGTTTATGTTTGCATATACTTATTCTCATATTTTAGGAGATATTAAGTTTGACAATGGAGGGTTTCATCAATTGACTTTAGGTATTGACGTATTTTGTAAAGATAATGCATGGGATTGTAATTGTCCTGCTGTTAACTAA
- a CDS encoding gamma carbonic anhydrase family protein, with amino-acid sequence MIIKKVNGSSPKIPSDCYVAENATIVGNVSLGENCSVWFNAVVRGDVNKITIGNKVNIQDGAVIHCTYLKHATIIGNNVSIGHNAIVHGCTIHNNVLIGMGAIVMDGCIVESNSIVAAGSVVTQNTIVESGTIYAGIPAKKVKELNASDFAGEIERISNNYIMYSSWFKNED; translated from the coding sequence ATGATCATAAAGAAAGTAAATGGTAGTTCCCCAAAAATACCATCAGATTGTTATGTAGCTGAAAATGCAACAATTGTTGGGAATGTATCTCTAGGAGAAAATTGTAGTGTTTGGTTTAATGCAGTAGTAAGAGGAGATGTAAATAAAATTACAATAGGAAATAAAGTTAACATTCAAGATGGTGCAGTAATTCATTGTACGTATCTAAAGCATGCAACAATAATAGGAAATAATGTGTCTATTGGACATAATGCAATAGTTCATGGTTGTACAATTCATAATAACGTTTTGATTGGTATGGGTGCAATTGTTATGGATGGATGTATTGTAGAAAGTAATTCAATTGTTGCAGCTGGATCAGTTGTTACTCAAAATACTATTGTAGAGAGTGGAACAATTTATGCAGGAATACCAGCCAAAAAAGTAAAAGAGTTAAACGCAAGTGATTTTGCAGGTGAAATTGAACGAATTTCAAACAATTATATTATGTATTCTTCCTGGTTTAAAAATGAAGATTAA
- the murI gene encoding glutamate racemase — MSNENPIGLFDSGVGGTSIWREIHTLLPNENTIYLADSKNAPYGVKSKDEIIELSFKNTEFLLEQNCKIIVVACNTATTNAIQELRQKYNVPFIGIEPAIKPAANQSKTHKIGILATKGTLNSELFHEKAKNFTDVNIIEQIGHGLVQLIEEGSINSPEMTELLESYLEPMIKQNIDYLVLGCSHYPYLIPQIEKILPQNIKIIDSGEAVAKQTKSILDQKGLLKNSTNSTQFFYTNVNPTVLQNILGSNKNVNYLDF; from the coding sequence ATGTCAAATGAAAATCCAATTGGACTATTCGATTCTGGTGTAGGAGGTACATCAATTTGGAGAGAGATACACACTCTTTTACCAAATGAAAATACAATTTACTTGGCTGATAGTAAAAACGCTCCTTATGGCGTTAAATCAAAAGATGAAATAATTGAATTGTCTTTCAAAAATACAGAATTTCTTTTAGAACAAAATTGTAAAATTATAGTAGTAGCTTGTAATACAGCTACTACAAATGCTATTCAAGAATTACGACAAAAATACAATGTTCCATTTATAGGGATTGAACCAGCTATTAAACCAGCTGCAAATCAATCAAAAACACATAAAATCGGAATACTCGCTACTAAAGGTACTTTAAACAGTGAACTTTTTCATGAAAAAGCTAAAAACTTTACAGATGTAAATATTATTGAGCAAATTGGACATGGATTAGTTCAACTCATTGAAGAAGGAAGCATCAATTCACCAGAGATGACTGAATTACTTGAAAGTTACCTTGAGCCCATGATCAAACAAAATATTGACTATTTAGTATTAGGTTGCAGTCATTATCCTTACTTAATTCCACAAATTGAAAAAATCTTACCTCAAAACATTAAAATTATTGATTCGGGAGAAGCAGTTGCAAAACAAACAAAAAGTATTTTAGATCAAAAGGGATTATTAAAAAATTCTACTAATAGTACTCAATTCTTTTATACAAATGTTAACCCTACTGTATTACAAAATATCCTTGGTTCAAATAAAAATGTAAATTATTTAGATTTCTAG
- a CDS encoding OmpH family outer membrane protein: MKQLKTLVIALVLFVGSQMSAQTKVAHIDVQALMSNMPEMKTAQSQLKTIQDNYDKEYKTMVQEYQTKLQKYEQEAPTAGEAVNESRSKEMQDMGNRIQQYQQSAAKELQQKEMDLLKPILEKAQAAIQKVAAAKGFNYVLDATTGSGVLVANGTDLLADVKKELGF; encoded by the coding sequence ATGAAACAATTAAAAACTTTAGTTATTGCATTAGTTTTATTTGTAGGATCGCAAATGTCAGCTCAAACAAAAGTAGCACATATTGATGTTCAAGCTTTAATGTCGAATATGCCAGAGATGAAGACTGCACAATCGCAGTTAAAAACGATTCAAGACAATTACGACAAAGAATATAAAACTATGGTACAAGAGTACCAAACTAAATTGCAAAAATACGAGCAAGAAGCTCCAACAGCAGGCGAAGCTGTAAATGAATCTCGTTCAAAAGAAATGCAAGATATGGGTAATCGTATTCAGCAATACCAACAAAGTGCTGCAAAAGAGTTACAACAAAAAGAAATGGATTTATTAAAACCTATTTTAGAAAAAGCTCAAGCTGCTATTCAAAAAGTTGCTGCGGCAAAAGGTTTTAATTATGTATTAGACGCAACTACAGGAAGCGGAGTTCTTGTTGCAAATGGAACTGATTTATTAGCTGACGTTAAAAAAGAATTAGGATTCTAA
- a CDS encoding OmpH family outer membrane protein, with product MRKILLSIILLVTTLSFSQSRGVRIGYIDMNYILDKVPDYAEAKNQLDQKVVKWRQEIEIKKGEITKLKDALQAERSLLTKELIEEREEEIAFEEKELLDYQEKRFGPKGDLIIQKSTLVKPIQDQIFTIIQDIADKKKYDFIFDKSSDLTMLFAAQRHDISDQVIRALTRAEKREQLSKKQLKEQDAKEALEDMQDENPDLAERQRILDERKAAREKLMAEKKAQRDSLVAQRKRAAEEKRKKTLEEREAKKNGTVIENDTKETEIKESDKKDNNDLESGSKELSVEEKRKQIEEERKKKLEERKKALEEKRKKILEEREAAKKAKEEEKESE from the coding sequence ATGAGAAAAATTCTTCTTTCTATTATTCTATTGGTAACTACTTTATCCTTTTCTCAAAGTAGAGGAGTACGTATTGGGTATATTGACATGAATTATATTTTAGACAAAGTACCTGATTATGCTGAAGCTAAAAATCAACTTGATCAAAAAGTTGTTAAATGGAGACAAGAAATTGAAATTAAAAAAGGTGAAATCACAAAACTAAAAGACGCTTTACAAGCTGAACGTTCCCTTTTAACAAAAGAGCTTATAGAAGAAAGAGAAGAAGAGATTGCTTTTGAAGAAAAAGAATTGTTAGACTACCAAGAAAAAAGATTTGGGCCAAAAGGTGACTTAATTATTCAAAAAAGCACTTTAGTTAAGCCAATTCAAGATCAAATTTTCACAATCATACAAGATATTGCTGATAAGAAAAAATACGATTTTATCTTTGACAAATCTTCAGATTTAACTATGCTATTCGCAGCACAAAGACATGATATTAGCGATCAAGTCATACGTGCTTTAACTAGAGCTGAAAAGAGAGAACAATTATCTAAAAAACAGTTAAAAGAGCAAGATGCCAAAGAAGCTTTGGAAGATATGCAAGATGAAAATCCAGATTTAGCAGAGAGACAACGTATTTTAGATGAAAGAAAAGCTGCAAGAGAAAAGTTAATGGCTGAAAAAAAAGCACAACGCGATAGTTTAGTAGCACAACGTAAAAGAGCAGCTGAAGAAAAAAGAAAGAAAACTCTTGAAGAAAGGGAAGCTAAAAAAAATGGCACGGTAATTGAAAATGATACTAAAGAAACTGAAATTAAAGAATCAGATAAAAAGGATAATAATGATTTAGAAAGTGGTTCTAAAGAACTTTCAGTTGAAGAAAAAAGAAAGCAAATAGAAGAAGAGCGTAAGAAAAAATTAGAAGAACGCAAAAAAGCATTAGAAGAAAAAAGAAAAAAAATTCTTGAAGAAAGAGAAGCTGCAAAAAAAGCCAAAGAAGAAGAAAAAGAGAGTGAATAA